One window from the genome of Cytophagia bacterium CHB2 encodes:
- the thiI gene encoding tRNA 4-thiouridine(8) synthase ThiI — protein MNIVSEKTSQVVPMTGLRVAPNDTAGVTHVVIHYHEIALKGNNRRFFEKKLQRNIMHATAGLGLAELQRFSGRLMGVLEPHADWEKIAEALRRVFGIAYFAPMIKTAQNIDAITQTALSLLAARNFATFKVETKRAQKTFHLTSPQINALLGERICSHFKASVDLSQPEVTLWLEISDDYALVYCDRILGAGGLPVGTGERAVCLISGGIDSPVAAYRLMKRGVKLVFVHFHSAPFTNTASQRLVERQVQLLTRYQFLSSLYLVPFADVQRHIVANSPPSLRMVLYRRAMLRIAERIAQDYHAQALVTGENVAQVASQTLANINVINQAAGLAVIRPLAGDDKQEIITQARRIGTFDISVEPFEDCCSLFAARNPETHAHLESVLRCEAQFDLEPEIEKARQQAVLKRYRFKHHACEEVAAAAEN, from the coding sequence ATGAATATTGTGAGCGAAAAAACCAGCCAGGTTGTGCCGATGACCGGACTGCGGGTCGCCCCAAACGACACGGCGGGTGTCACGCATGTGGTTATTCATTATCATGAGATTGCGCTCAAAGGCAACAATCGCCGGTTTTTCGAGAAAAAATTGCAGCGTAACATCATGCACGCTACCGCCGGTTTGGGATTGGCAGAGCTTCAGCGTTTTTCCGGCCGTTTAATGGGCGTGTTGGAGCCGCATGCCGACTGGGAAAAGATCGCAGAAGCGCTGCGCCGTGTTTTTGGCATCGCTTATTTTGCGCCCATGATCAAAACCGCACAAAACATTGACGCCATCACGCAAACGGCGCTGAGTTTACTCGCTGCGAGAAACTTTGCAACCTTCAAGGTGGAGACGAAGCGCGCGCAAAAGACTTTTCATTTGACCTCGCCCCAAATCAATGCCTTGCTGGGCGAGCGTATTTGTTCACATTTCAAGGCGAGTGTCGATTTATCTCAACCGGAAGTCACGCTCTGGCTTGAAATCTCTGATGACTATGCCCTGGTTTATTGCGACCGCATTTTGGGCGCCGGCGGGTTGCCGGTGGGCACGGGCGAGCGCGCCGTATGCCTCATTTCCGGAGGCATTGATTCTCCGGTGGCGGCTTATCGTCTCATGAAAAGAGGCGTCAAGCTCGTCTTCGTTCATTTTCACAGCGCGCCGTTTACGAATACCGCGTCGCAACGCCTGGTTGAGCGGCAAGTGCAACTGCTCACGCGCTATCAGTTTCTCTCGTCGCTTTATTTGGTGCCGTTTGCCGATGTGCAGCGGCATATCGTGGCGAACAGCCCGCCGAGTTTGCGGATGGTGTTATACCGCCGCGCCATGTTGCGCATTGCCGAGCGCATTGCTCAAGATTATCACGCGCAGGCGCTCGTGACGGGCGAGAACGTGGCGCAGGTCGCCAGCCAAACACTGGCCAACATCAATGTCATTAATCAAGCCGCCGGCCTGGCAGTCATTCGACCGCTTGCCGGTGACGATAAACAAGAAATCATCACACAAGCGCGGCGCATCGGGACGTTCGACATTTCGGTCGAGCCGTTTGAAGATTGTTGTTCCTTGTTTGCCGCGCGCAATCCCGAAACCCATGCCCACCTGGAGAGCGTTTTGCGGTGCGAGGCGCAATTCGATCTTGAGCCGGAAATCGAAAAGGCCCGACAACAGGCTGTGCTCAAACGTTATCGTTTCAAACATCACGCGTGTGAAGAAGTGGCGGCTGCCGCGGAAAACTGA